The following are encoded in a window of Impatiens glandulifera chromosome 5, dImpGla2.1, whole genome shotgun sequence genomic DNA:
- the LOC124937411 gene encoding ubiquitin carboxyl-terminal hydrolase 24-like: MILRMYFYLTSNPNIINPKSSLSANCNGRKDPRILEGIDMNSLHITDTEVSTEKPFCSEHHAVNVNGEILQGSNGRVNDPSSAVHLKYGFPLESDGFNTAIRDILPRGLINSGNLCFLNATLQALLSCSPFVQLLQRLRNHNISKASYPTLAAFAEFIAEFDFPSGVKSNKNEKNTIETGRPFSPSTFEGVLKKFTPDIINSIYGRPRQEDAQEFLSFIMHQMHDELLKFEGQMSNQNGVKSSLVSYAEDDEWETVGPKNKSAVTRTQNFVPSELSEIFGGQLRSVVKARGNKASATIQPFLLLHLDISHESVLTIEHALRLFSVPETLDGYRTSSTGKAGVVDARKSLSIQKLPKILILHLMRFSFGSHGSRKLHKPVGFPIELVLGRDLLVCASTEGGGRRYELVATITHHGKEASKGHYTTDASYPNGVWLRFDDASVNSIGFKKVLHDQAYVLFYRQLL, from the exons ATGATTCTAAGAATGTACTTCTATCTAACATCTAATCCAAATAT AATTAATCCTAAATCATCTTTGTCCGCCAATTGTAATGGTAGAAAAGATCCCAGAATCTTGGAGGGAATTGATATGAATTCCTTACATATAACTGATACAGAAGTGTCCACTGAAAAACCGTTCTGCTCTGAACATCATGCCGTGAACGTGAACGGAGAGATTTTGCAAGGATCAAATGGCAGAGTTAATGATCCATCATCAGCAGTTCATCTCAAATATGGGTTTCCACTGGAATCTGATGGGTTCAATACAGCTATCAGAGACATACTTCCTAGAGGCTTAATCAACTCAGGAAATCTGTGCTTTCTCAATGCAACTCTGCAAGCTTTGTTGTCTTGTTCTCCTTTTGTACAACTCTTACAAAGACTTAGAAACCATAACATTTCCAAG GCGAGCTATCCAACATTAGCTGCTTTTGCTGAGTTCATTGCCGAGTTTGACTTCCCAAGTGGtgtaaaatcaaacaaaaacgaGAAGAATACTATTGAGACTGGTAGGCCTTTCAGCCCTTCCACATTTGAAGGTGTACTGAAAAAGTTTACACCAGATATTATTAATAGCATATATGGTCGACCAAG GCAAGAAGATGCTCAGGAGTTCCTGAGTTTCataatgcaccaaatgcatgatGAGTTGCTCAAGTTTGAAGGACAAATGTCAAACCAGAATGGGGTGAAGTCCTCTCTTGTTTCTTATGCAGAGGATGATGAATGGGAAACTGTTGGACCAAAGAACAAATCTGCAGTtacaagaacacaaaattttgTTCCTTCAGAGCTCAGTGAGATTTTCGGTGGACAGCTGAGAAGTGTTGTGAAGGCAAGAG GAAATAAAGCTTCAGCAACCATCCAACCTTTCCTCTTGCTGCATCTTGATATCTCACATGAATCTGTTCTTACTATTGAGCACGCACTTCGTTTGTTTTCTGTTCCTGAGACGCTTGATGGGTACAGAACATCTAGTACTGGAAAG GCTGGAGTAGTTGATGCCCGCAAGTCCCTAAGTATACAGAAGCTTCCGAAGATATTGATATTGCACCTGATGCGGTTTAGCTTTGGAAGCCATGGAAGTAGGAAGCTGCATAAACCTGTTGGGTTCCCTATTGAACTGGTGCTAGGGCGTGATTTACTTGTTTGTGCATCAACAGAG GGTGGTGGGAGGAGGTATGAACTGGTAGCAACAATAACTCACCATGGGAAGGAAGCATCGAAGGGGCATTACACAACGGATGCTAGTTACCCTAATGGGGTCTGGTTGCGCTTCGATGATGCTTCTGTTAACTCTATTGGCTTCAAAAAGGTCCTGCATGACCAAGCCTATGTCCTTTTCTACAGACAACTACTATAA